One Glycine soja cultivar W05 chromosome 2, ASM419377v2, whole genome shotgun sequence genomic region harbors:
- the LOC114402097 gene encoding chloroplastic lipocalin-like: protein MVEVLLRASPPPPHSSYLRQCRTVSGRTLVKCSLEVPSKVLTKHVLSGLAASLIFISPANQTIAADLSRAPNNICQLASASENAVTSPFENEKGSNLMMMRGMTAKDFDPVRYSGRWFEVASLKRGFAGQGQEDCHCTQGVYTFDREAPSIQVDTFCVHGGPNGFITGIRGRVQCLSEEDLGKTETQLEKQEMIKEKCYLRFPTLPFIPKEPYDVIATDYDNFSLVSGAKDQSFIQIYSRTPNPGPEFIEKYKSYLANYGYDPSKIKDTPQDCEVMSNSQLAAMMSMSGMQQALTNQFPDLGLNAPIELNPFTSVFDTLKKLLELYFKQ from the exons ATGGTAGAGGTTCTTCTACGAGCATCACCTCCTCCACCTCACTCTTCTTATCTGAG ACAATGCAGGACAGTGTCAGGAAGGACATTGGTGAAGTGCTCGTTGGAAGTCCCAAGTAAGGTTCTGACAAAGCATGTCTTATCTGGGCTTGCTGCTTCCTTGATATTTATTTCTCCAGCAAATCAG ACTATTGCAGCAGATCTATCTCGTGCACCAAATAATATATGCCAACTTGCCAGTGCCAGTGAGAACGCAGTTACTTCACCATTTGAGAATGAAAAAGGTTCAAATCTAATGATGATGAGAGGAATGACAGCCAAGGACTTTGACCCTGTAAGATATTCAGGAAGATGGTTCGAAGTTGCTTCACTTAAACGTGGATTTGCAGGACAAGGCCAAGAAGACTGTCATTGCACTCAG GGTGTATATACATTTGATAGGGAAGCACCATCTATCCAAGTTGATACCTTTTGTGTTCATGGAGGCCCTAATGGATTTATAACTGGAATTAGAGGAAGGGTTCAATGTCTTTCAGAAGAAGATTTGGGGAAAACTGAGACACAGCTAGAGAAGCAGGAAATGATCAAAGAAAAATGCTATCTCCGCTTTCCTACACTGCCATTCATTCCCAAGGAACCTTATGATGTGATTGCTACAGATTATGACAATTTTTCTCTTGTTTCAGGAGCTAAGGATCAAAGTTTTATTCAG ATATACTCAAGGACACCTAACCCTGGACCTGAATTTATAGAGAAGTACAAGTCTTACCTTGCAAACTATGGATATGATCCTAGCAAAATTAAAGATACGCCTCAGGATTGTGAAGTAATGTCCAATAGTCAGTTGGCAGCTATGATGTCTATGTCTGGAATGCAGCAGGCACTTACAAACCAATTTCCTGATCTAGGACTCAACGCCCCTATTGAGCTTAATCCTTTCACAAGTGTATTTGACACTTTGAAGAAGCTTCTTGAGCTTTATTTTAAGCAGTAA
- the LOC114402111 gene encoding uncharacterized protein LOC114402111: protein MAKSVEGIKGGGGSIKLGTTGTISSLMTRELDHISSAPKKQVSSTRSKTQTLPVSVPCGSTSTTQKRLQQRKSSVEAGSSGSSKNTNRRVPGNGMPQKTKTNSRNTQRIPMLGSDKCSVVRTPERGKNDKKIPNIVEIVDIKCGNAEKAWATPLASRLKKLGFSKLSESII, encoded by the coding sequence ATGGCTAAGAGTGTGGAAGGTATAAAAGGGGGAGGAGGATCCATCAAGCTAGGTACCACTGGAACAATCAGTTCCTTAATGACAAGGGAATTGGATCACATCTCTTCTGCACCAAAGAAGCAGGTATCTTCAACAAGAAGTAAAACTCAAACACTTCCTGTTTCAGTTCCCTGTGGCAGTACAAGTACAACCCAAAAAAGACTACAACAAAGAAAATCATCAGTTGAAGCCGGTAGCAGTGGAAGCAGTAAAAATACAAACCGTAGAGTCCCTGGCAATGGCATGccacagaaaacaaaaactaatagcAGAAATACACAGAGAATACCTATGCTAGGTTCTGATAAATGTTCAGTGGTCAGAACTCCAGAGAGgggaaaaaatgataaaaagataCCTAACATTGTTGAAATCGTGGACATAAAATGTGGGAATGCAGAAAAGGCTTGGGCCACACCCTTGGCAAGTCGTCTCAAGAAGCTTGGTTTTTCGAAGCTATCTGAGAGCATAATCTAG
- the LOC114402131 gene encoding DNA polymerase I A, chloroplastic/mitochondrial-like — protein MEVSALRPHCPLCRRCFSSPFSLPSLLPSQPLQRRKMQSFQISYNGLRNSTVLRNFVQSRADFSCCLKGTSVGLNKYNGARYKRNFLCKSPVCISSMKISNASTGTLEEMTEEEELNSLRPCEMQVRTVGMAACNNEFSTTTLGKKLSGGDYRGWTMAKDKLTENKKEMNGSNKFERENGSFSASNGIASIAQNQAVPRNGDSIIVLQDPGTHAPSSVNYSVLNNSKVLTDSEKVIHQYNGSSLGIGKEKVIVVNGDHGLDETAKDSTNATLTKQACGTDQSKLRDRLCSIYDDILVVDNIPLAEEVSKMLTTKYRHLIYACDTEVAKIDVKQETPVDHGEITCFSIYCGPEADFGGGKSCIWVDVLDGGGKEILEKFAEFFSDSSIKKVWHNYSFDCHVIENYGFKVSGFHADTMHMARLWDSSRHLDGGYSLEGLTGDRRVMSRAQLNHEKDLTGKVSMKTIFSKKKLKKDGSEGKTSIIAPVEELQREERIPWICYSALDASSTLKLYESLKSHLSDMPWKFDGLPVYGKTMYDFYNEYWRPFGELLVMMESEGMLVDRAYLESIEKVAKAEQEVAVNRFRKWATRYCPDAQYMNVGSDSQLRQLLFGGIVNRKDSSQTLPTERIFKIPNVDNVIEEGKKAPKKFRDIKLTSLGYNLETEMYTATGWPSVSGDALKALAGSISADYDFFDEDCNLDDLDDEDENPSQSQVASVKIDKSAYGTAYAAFPTEEEGREACHAIAALCQVCSINSLISNFILPLQGHNISGKDLRVHCSLNINTETGRLSARRPNLQNQPALEKDRYKIRQAFIAAPGNSLIVADYGQLELRILAHLADCKSMLEAFEAGGDFHSRTAMNMYPHIREAVEKKEVLLEWHPQPGEDKPPVPLLKDAFASERRKAKMLNFSIAYGKTPVGLSKDWKVSVKEAKKTVDLWYNDRKEVLQWQEERKKEARVLHCVYTLLGRARRFPLMAQANTYQKGHIERAAINTPVQGSAADVAMCAMLQISKNKRLKELGWKLLLQVHDEVILEGPTESAEVAKSIVVECMSKPFNGKNILKVDLSVDAKCAQNWYSGK, from the exons ATGGAGGTCTCTGCTTTAAGGCCACACTGCCCTTTATGCCGCCGCTGCTTCTCAAGTCCCTTCTCTCTTCCTTCCCTTTTACCTTCTCAGCCTCTCCAACG AAGAAAAATGCAGTCATTCCAAATTTCGTACAATGGCCTCCGTAACAGCACTGTTCTTAGAAATTTTGTACAATCTAGAGCAGATTTCTCATGCTGTCTGAAGGGCACATCTGTGGGGTTAAATAAATACAATGGCGCGAGGTATAAGCGTAATTTTCTGTGCAAGAGTCCAGTTTGCATTTCATCTATGAAAATTTCAAATGCATCAACTGGCACGTTGGAGGAAATGACGGAGGAGGAAGAGCTGAACTCTTTGCGTCCGTGTGAAATGCAAGTTAGGACAGTGGGCATGGCTGCTTGCAACAATGAATTTTCCACAACCActttaggaaaaaaattgtcCGGTGGTGATTATAGAGGCTGGACTATGGCAAAAGATAAgttaactgaaaataaaaaggaaatgaaTGGCTCAAATAAATTTGAGAGGGAAAATGGCAGTTTTTCTGCATCTAATGGAATTGCTTCCATTGCTCAGAACCAGGCTGTTCCTAGGAACGGGGATAGCATTATTGTACTGCAGGATCCTGGTACACATGCCCCATCTTCTGTTAACTATTCTGTATTAAACAATTCAAAGGTGTTAACAGATTCTGAAAAGGTGATTCACCAGTATAACGGATCTTCTTTGGGGATTGGTAAAGAGAAAGTCATTGTAGTCAATGGTGATCATGGTTTGGATGAAACTGCAAAGGATTCAACTAATGCAACACTTACTAAACAGGCATGTGGTACCGACCAATCAAAGCTCCGGGATAGGCTTTGTAGTATATATGATGATATTCTGGTTGTTGATAATATTCCTCTTGCAGAGGAAGTTTCTAAGATGCTTACAACAAAGTACCGGCATCTTATTTATGCATGTGATACCGAG GTGGCCAAGATAGATGTCAAACAAGAAACTCCTGTAGATCATGGGGAGATAACATGCTTCAGCATTTATTGTGGTCCAGAAGCTGATTTTGGAGGTGGAAAGTCTTGTATCTGGGTAGATGTTCTTGATGGTGGAGGCAAAGAGATTTTAGAAAAATTTGCTGAATTTTTTAGTGACTCTTCCATCAAGAAG GTCTGGCATAATTATAGCTTTGACTGTCATGTTATAGAGAATTATGGATTCAAAGTTTCTGGATTTCATGCTGATACAATGCACATGGCACGATTATGGGATTCTTCAAGACATTTGGATGGGGGTTATTCTCTTGAAGGACTTACTGGTGACAGAAGGGTCATGTCTAGGGCTCAGCTGAACCATGAAAAGGATTTGACTGGTAAGGTGTCAATGAAAACTATATTTagtaagaaaaaattgaaaaaggatGGATCTGAGGGTAAAACAAGTATCATTGCTCCTGTTGAAGAGCTACAGAGAGAGGAGCGTATACCTTGGATATGCTATTCTGCCTTAGATGCTAGCAGCACTTTGAAGCTGTATGAGAGCCTAAAGAGCCATCTTTCAGACATGCCCTGGAAATTTGATGGCCTGCCAGTTTATGGGAAAACCATGTATGATTTCTACAATGAATATTGGCGACCATTTGGTGAGCTTCTAGTCATGATGGAATCTGAGGGAATGCTAGTTGATCGGGCTTATCTCGAAAGCATAGAAAAGGTGGCCAAAGCAGAGCAAGAGGTAGCTGTTAATAGATTCCGCAAATGGGCCACTAGGTATTGCCCTGATGCCCAATATATGAATGTGGGAAGTGATTCACAGTTGCGCCAGCTGCTTTTTGGTGGCATCGTGAACAG AAAGGACTCCAGTCAGACACTTCCAACTGAACGAATATTCAAAATTCCCAATGTTGATAATGTGATTGAAGAAGGCAAGAAGGCTCCAAAAAAATTTCGTGATATAAAGTTGACGAGCCTAGGTTATAACCTGGAGACTGAGATGTACACAGCAACTGGTTGGCCGTCAGTTAGTGGTGATGCTTTAAAGGCCCTGGCTGGAAGTATTTCCGCTGATTATGACTTTTTTGATGAGGATTGTAACTTGGATGAtcttgatgatgaagatgaaaatCCTTCTCAAAGTCAAGTTGCATCTGTAAAAATTGATAAATCTGCATATGGGACAGCCTATGCAGCTTTTCCAACAGAGGAAGAAGGGAGAGAAGCCTGCCATGCAATTGCTGCTTTATGTCAAGTCTGTTCAATCAACTCTTTGATCTCCAACTTCATCCTTCCCCTGcag ggacataatatatcaggaAAAGATCTCCGTGTTCATTGTTCCTTAAATATCAACACAGAGACTGGACGCTTGTCAGCAAGAAGGCCAAATCTGCAG AATCAACCTGCTCTGGAAAAGGACCGATACAAAATCCGTCAAGCATTCATTGCTGCACCTGGGAATTCTCTTATAGTTGCTGATTATGGACAG CTGGAACTTAGGATTCTGGCACACCTCGCGGACTGTAAGAGCATGTTGGAAGCTTTTGAAGCTGGTGGAGATTTCCATTCAAGGACTGCAATGAATATGTACCCACATATTCGTGAAGCAGTTGAGAAAAAGGAAGTGCTTCTGGAGTGGCATCCTCAGCCTGGTGAAGATAAACCCCCTGTTCCTCTTTTGAAG GATGCCTTTGCTTCTGAAAGAAGAAAAGCTAAAATGCTTAACTTCTCAATTGCATATGGGAAGACTCCTGTGGGGCTTTCCAAGGATTGGAAG GTTTCTGTGAAAGAAGCTAAGAAAACAGTTGACCTTTGGTACAATGATAGAAAAGAGGTTTTGCAATGGCAAGAGGAGCGTAAAAAGGAAGCTCGTGTGTTACATTGTGTTTACACATTGCTAGGGCGAGCTCGGCGGTTCCCTTTGATGGCCCAAGCTAACACCTATCAAAAAGGTCATATTGAGCGAGCTGCTATTAATACTCCAGTGCAG GGTAGTGCAGCTGATGTTGCCATGTGTGCTATGTTGCAAATTTCCAAGAATAAACGGTTGAAGGAGCTTGGGTGGAAGTTACTTCTACAG GTTCATGATGAAGTCATATTGGAAGGACCAACGGAATCGGCTGAGGTTGCGAAGTCCATAGTTGTTGAGTGCATGTCCAAACCCTTTAACggcaaaaatattcttaaagttGACCTCTCTGTTGATGCCAAGTGTGCTCAAAACTGGTACTCTGGGAAATAG
- the LOC114402141 gene encoding probable serine/threonine-protein kinase PBL23, with amino-acid sequence MSFFSCCTSQEKIDKSPLKRSSKNYHHAKALPSLASLCFKSGTSKRRYIEEEIAKIGKGNITSQTFSYHELCVATRNFHPDNMIGEGGFGRVYKGRLKNINQVVAVKKLNRNGFQGNREFLVEVLILSLLHHPNLVNLVGYCADGEQRILVYEYMANGSLEDHLLELPPDRKPLDWRTRMNIAAGAAKGLEYLHEVANPPVIYRDFKASNILLDENFNPKLSDFGLAKLGPTGDKTHVSTRVMGTYGYCAPEYASTGQLTTKSDIYSFGVVFLEMITGRRAIDQSRPSEEQNLVTWAQPLFKDRRKFSSMADPLLKGNYPTKGLHQALAVAAMCIQEEADTRPLISDVVTALDVLAKRHIQVGRQQRSKDSFFEHGECS; translated from the exons ATGAGTTTCTTTTCATGTTGCACGTCACAAGAGAAGATAGACAAGAGCCCATTGAAAAGGAGCAGTAAGAACTACCATCACGCAAAAGCTCTGCCATCGTTAGCCAGCTTGTGTTTTAAATCTG GTACCAGCAAACGGAGGTACATAGAAGAAGAAATAGCAAAAATTGGGAAAGGGAATATTACCTCTCAGACTTTTTCTTATCACGAGCTATGTGTTGCAACTCGGAACTTTCACCCTGACAATATGATTGGGGAAGGAGGCTTTGGAAGGGTATACAAAGGACGCCTCAAAAACATAAATCAG GTTGTTGCTGTGAAGAAACTTAATAGGAATGGATTCCAAGGAAACAGGGAATTTCTTGTAGAGGTTTTGATTTTGAGTCTCTTGCATCACCCTAACCTTGTCAATTTGGTAGGGTATTGCGCAGACGGTGAGCAAAGGATTTTGGTATACGAGTACATGGCGAATGGCTCTTTAGAAGATCACCTTCTTG AACTACCTCCGGACAGAAAGCCTTTGGATTGGCGTACAAGAATGAACATTGCAGCAGGTGCAGCTAAAGGACTTGAATATTTACATGAAGTCGCAAATCCGCCTGTGATATACCGTGATTTCAAAGCATCAAACATACTATTAGATGAAAACTTCAATCCAAAGCTCTCTGATTTTGGACTTGCAAAGCTTGGTCCAACTGGTGATAAAACTCATGTATCTACCAGGGTGATGGGAACTTATGGATATTGTGCGCCTGAGTATGCCTCAACAGGTCAATTGACTACAAAATCAGATATATATAGCTTTGGAGTAGTGTTTCTAGAGATGATCACAGGAAGAAGAGCAATTGATCAGTCAAGACCATCTGAAGAGCAAAACTTAGTCACTTGG GCACAACCCCTATTCAAAGACAGAAGGAAATTTTCATCAATGGCTGATCCATTGCTGAAAGGGAACTACCCAACAAAGGGTCTACACCAAGCCCTAGCAGTTGCAGCAATGTGTATTCAGGAGGAAGCTGATACCAGACCTTTGATTAGTGACGTAGTTACAGCTCTTGATGTTTTAGCAAAGAGGCATATACAAGTGGGAAGACAACAACGTTCAAAAGATTCTTTTTTCGAGCATGGGGAATGCAGTTGA